In Streptomyces sp. NBC_00683, the DNA window GTACTCGTTCGACACCCAGGACAACTCGATCGCCGCCGAGCGCTACCCCGACGACCCCCGCGAGGACCTGGACTACGTCCTGCACCGCGCGGGCCACGCGAAGCCGTCCGGGTGGACGAACCACGTGGTGAAGGAGAACAGCGCGCCCTGGACGGTGAGCAGTTGGGGTACGGACTACACGTACACGAACCTCTCCGACCACTATCCGGTGGTCGCGTCCGGTCAGTAGGGACACAGGGGACAATCGGACGGGTGAGGGGCGGGCAACGCGCGGTGGAGGGTGCACCGCGCCGCGGCCCTCCTCCCGCCCGGCCCGCCCGCGTACCCCGAAGGACCGTCTCTTGCGACCTGAGCCCCAGCCGTTCCAGCTCGTTCCGGGCGCCGCCGGATCACCGGTGCTGCTCCACGTCCCCCACTCGTCCCGATCCGTCCCGGCGCACGTACGCGACGGCATCCTGCTGGACGACGGAGCCCTGGAGCGGGAGCTCGACCAGATCACGGACGCGCACACCGCCGCGCTCGCGGCCCTGGCCCGCGAAGCCTGCGCCCAGGCACCCTGGCAGTTCCTCAACGGTCTGTCGCGCCTGGTCATCGACCCCGAGCGGTTCCCGGACGACCGGGAGGAGATGCTGGCGGTCGGCATGGGCGCGGTCTACACGCACACCACCTTCCGCGAACGGCTCCGCGCGTCCGGCGTGGACCCGCAGCCGCTGCTCGACCGCTACTTCCATCCGTACGCACGAGCAATGACGGCGGCGGTCGACGAACGGCTGGCCGCCACGGGGCGGGCGGTCGTCATCGACGTCCACTCCTACCCGACCACGGCGCTCCCGTACGAACTGCACGGTGCGGGCCCGCGCCCGCCGGTCTGCCTGGGCACCGACAGCTTCCACACACCGCCCGGCCTGCTGGCCGGGGCCGAGGCGGCGTTCGCCGGGTTCGGGGGCACGGGGCTCGACAGCCCGTTCCCGGGTACCTATGTGCCGCTGAAGCACTACGGGAAGGACCGCCGGGTCAGCGCGCTGATGATCGAGATCCGCCGCGACCAGTACATGACCGAGCCGGGCGGCCCCGCGGGGCCGGGCCTCAAGGCGTTGGCGTCCGCGCTGGCCGAGCTGGTGGACGGACTGTAGGTCGGTCCCGACGGCCGGCCCCGGCCGCGATCGGTCCTCAGCCGGCGGCGTCGGGCGCCGGCCTGTGCTCGGCGGCCCAGGAGGCGAGGATGCGCAGCCCGTCGTGCGAGGGCGTGCCGGGCTCCGCCGTCCAGACGACGAGCTGCTGGTCGGGGTCGGTCGTGGCGGTGAGCGTGTCCCAGTCCAGGGACAGCTCGCCGGCTATCGGATGGTGGAGCGCCTTGGTTCCCACGCTGAGGGTGGCGACCTGGTGGGCCGCCCACCACTGGCGGAAGTCCGGATCCTGGACGGAGAGCTCCCCCACGAGGGCGGTGAGCCTGGGGTCGTCGGGGTACTTGGCGGCTTCCATGCG includes these proteins:
- a CDS encoding N-formylglutamate amidohydrolase, with translation MRPEPQPFQLVPGAAGSPVLLHVPHSSRSVPAHVRDGILLDDGALERELDQITDAHTAALAALAREACAQAPWQFLNGLSRLVIDPERFPDDREEMLAVGMGAVYTHTTFRERLRASGVDPQPLLDRYFHPYARAMTAAVDERLAATGRAVVIDVHSYPTTALPYELHGAGPRPPVCLGTDSFHTPPGLLAGAEAAFAGFGGTGLDSPFPGTYVPLKHYGKDRRVSALMIEIRRDQYMTEPGGPAGPGLKALASALAELVDGL